The following DNA comes from Enterocloster bolteae.
AGAAAAGAGTCTGACGGCAGAGCTTCTGGCAGAGGCCAAGAGAATCGAGTATCCCGACAATGTAATTGCAAGGCTTACGGGAACCTCCCAGGAGGATATAAAGAAGCTGCGCTATGACAACGGTATCCGCGCGGTTTATAAGATGGTGGACACCTGCGCCGCTGAGTTTGCGGCCGAGACACCTTACTATTATTCCTGCTTCGGAGGTTTTAACGAGGCTGAGCAGACCACCGGGCGCAGGAAGGTGCTTGTTCTGGGTTCCGGCCCAATCCGTATTGGACAGGGAATTGAATTTGACTTCTGTTCTGTCCACAGTACCTGGGCATTCAGCAGGGAAGGCTACGAGACCATTATTGTCAACAATAATCCGGAGACCGTCAGCACGGACTTTGATATTGCGGATAAGCTGTATTTTGAACCCCTTACCCCGGAGGATGTGGAGAGCATCGTGGATATTGAGAAGCCGGACGGCGCAGTGGTGCAGTTCGGCGGACAGACAGCCATCAAGCTGACGGAAGCCCTGATGAAGATGGGAGTTCCCATTCTGGGTACGGCTGCAGAGGATGTGGACGCGGCAGAGGACAGGGAGCGCTTTGACGCCATCCTGGAGCAGTGCAATATTCCAAGGCCCGCAGGACATACCGTATTTACGGCCGAGGAGGCAAAGGAAGCAGCCCATAAGCTTGGATATCCGGTGCTGGTGAGGCCATCCTACGTGCTGGGCGGACAGGGTATGCAGATTGCCATAAGCGATGAGGATATCGACGAATTCATCGGCATTATCAACCAGATAGCCCAGGAGCATCCGATTCTGGTTGACAAGTATATCATGGGCAAGGAAATAGAGGTGGATGCCATCTGTGACGGCACCGACATTCTGATTCCCGGTATCATGCAGCATATAGAGCGTACCGGTATCCACTCCGGCGACAGTATCTCCGTGTATCCGGCCCAGGACATCACCCAGCACAATATCGACACCATAGTGGACTACACTGAGAAGCTGGCAAGAGCCCTCCACGTAAAGGGCATGATTAATATTCAGTTCATTGTGGACGGTGACGACGTATACATCATCGAGGTGAATCCCCGTTCCTCGCGGACGGTTCCCTATATCAGCAAGGTTACCGGCATCCCCATCGTGCCGCTGGCAACCCGGATTATCTGCGGCCATACCATCCGGGAGCTGGGCTATAAACCGGGATTGCAGCCCGCAGCTGATTATATAGCCATCAAGATGCCTGTGTTCTCCTTTGAGAAGATTCGGGGCGCCGACATCAGCCTTGGGCCTGAGATGAAGTCCACCGGCGAGTGTCTGGGCATTGCAAAGACGTTCAATGAAGCGCTCTATAAAGCATTTGAGGGAGCGGGAATCCGTCTTCCAAAATACAAGAAAATGATTATGTCCGTGCGCCACAGCGACCAGGAGGAGGCCGTGGATATTGCCCGCAGGTTTGCTGCTGTGGGATATCAGATATTTGCCACCAGGGGTACTGCACGGACACTGAATAAGAACGGTGTAAAGGCTTACGAAATCCGCAAGCTGGAGCAGGAATCTCCCAACATCCTGGACCTGGTGCTGGGACATCAGATTGACCTGATTATCGACATTCCGGCCCAGGGCGCGGAGCGCAGCCATGACGGTTTCATCATCCGCCGCAATGCCATCGAGACAGGCGTCAATGTCCTGACCTCCCTGGATACGGCC
Coding sequences within:
- the carB gene encoding carbamoyl-phosphate synthase large subunit encodes the protein MPKNPDIKKVLVLGSGPIIIGQAAEFDYAGTQACRSLKEEGIEVVLLNSNPATIMTDKDIADRVYIEPLTVEVVEQLILKEKPDSVLPTLGGQAGLNLAMELEDAGFFKEHNVRLIGTTALTIKKAEDREMFKETMEKIGEPVAPSDIVEDVKHGLEIAEKIGYPVVLRPAYTLGGSGGGIAANPEQCAEILENGLRLSRVGQVLVERCIAGWKEIEYEVMRDGAGNVITVCNMENIDPVGVHTGDSIVVAPSQTLGDKEYQMLRTSALNIISELGITGGCNVQYALNPDSFEYCVIEVNPRVSRSSALASKATGYPIAKVAAKIALGYTLDEIRNAVTKKTYASFEPMLDYCVVKMPRLPFDKFISAKRTLGTQMKATGEVMSICTNFEGALMKAIRSLEQHVDCLLSYDFTDLSDETLEEELNRVDDMRIWRIAEALRRGFTYEQIHDVTKIDFWFIDKLAILVEMEDALKAVGSGEKSLTAELLAEAKRIEYPDNVIARLTGTSQEDIKKLRYDNGIRAVYKMVDTCAAEFAAETPYYYSCFGGFNEAEQTTGRRKVLVLGSGPIRIGQGIEFDFCSVHSTWAFSREGYETIIVNNNPETVSTDFDIADKLYFEPLTPEDVESIVDIEKPDGAVVQFGGQTAIKLTEALMKMGVPILGTAAEDVDAAEDRERFDAILEQCNIPRPAGHTVFTAEEAKEAAHKLGYPVLVRPSYVLGGQGMQIAISDEDIDEFIGIINQIAQEHPILVDKYIMGKEIEVDAICDGTDILIPGIMQHIERTGIHSGDSISVYPAQDITQHNIDTIVDYTEKLARALHVKGMINIQFIVDGDDVYIIEVNPRSSRTVPYISKVTGIPIVPLATRIICGHTIRELGYKPGLQPAADYIAIKMPVFSFEKIRGADISLGPEMKSTGECLGIAKTFNEALYKAFEGAGIRLPKYKKMIMSVRHSDQEEAVDIARRFAAVGYQIFATRGTARTLNKNGVKAYEIRKLEQESPNILDLVLGHQIDLIIDIPAQGAERSHDGFIIRRNAIETGVNVLTSLDTANALVTSLENRAKELTLIDIATVKNA